The Pleuronectes platessa chromosome 13, fPlePla1.1, whole genome shotgun sequence genome includes a window with the following:
- the ndc1 gene encoding nucleoporin NDC1 isoform X1, which produces MYSTEQSCWFIRKVICWRAAASIAWAVLLLPPITAVFVILSRFSLLHPIHTISECFSLLTSASAIFSFILLCGVILMVGFLNLEYYTVIPTIACSKIALLGQLLHPRQILNSLAHCIMGIVVAWSCAVTIGGRYETLGYTCMQSEGSPQMCLNEYHLVFLLAGAFVGLSHSLLGVIHNMNYVSFHTVQQYKYLRFKGSLPLVVKCSATQALYSVRNFIIVYFFLGYIPRVWICKTLNLHFNSSVHPLDSIAGLLDLSLLYQLWISATFLLFTWYITLLLFRIFVTEVYSFPVQSSFTEDAHQCLPKVVTDRKPIILKFLALQDLALLSQHSPSRRYDVFSLSQPGGHPHNWNAISRECLSLLADLTQRLVGYHDTVATNGRAKSLSTGSERKTSSETSVISGSEEFMSPRPNMLMKTPASVFARSIAGGPQSPLTAPFTPDLDSPFASPALRRLTAPVEQCSPWHGSVQSPHIMRREPKLWSTSTDAQVNGSPPPPSPASVPSPQQEPSKPSLLAQFLQNRKEQVKHFMAKRVLIMYLFNKLPEASSQALFADSQAHIWALEGLSYLVQASFSEDQFGVVQTTLPSILGCMLVLQEAVDRHFKLPHASSKPLRSSSSMGDSNYKTLRFALRATLKTSIYRITTTFGDHLNAVQMSAEHRKRLQQFLEYKE; this is translated from the exons ATGTATTCCACGGAGCAGAGCTGCTGGTTCATCCGGAAG GTGATTTGCTGGAGAGCTGCGGCCAGTATTGCCTGGGCTGTCCTGCTGTTGCCACCCATCACGGCGGTGTTTGTAATCCTCAGCAGGTTCAGTCTCCTCCACCCCATCCACACAATATCAG AATGCTTCTCCTTACTCACAAGTGCGAGTgccatcttctccttcatcctgCTGTGTGGAGTGATCCTCATGGTGGGCTTCCTGAACCTGGAGTATTATACAG TCATCCCAACCATCGCTTGCTCAAAAATCGCCCTGCTGGGACAACTGCTTCACCCTCGTCAGATTCTGAACTCCTTGGCCCACTGCATCATGGGAATAGTTGTGGCCTGGTCTTGTGCCGTCACCATCGGGGGCAGATATGAGACACTCGGTTACACTTGTATGCAGAGTGAAGG CTCCCCTCAGATGTGTCTGAATGAGTATCACCTCGTCTTTCTGCTGGCTGGAGCCTTCGTTGGATTGTCTCACAGTCTATTGGGTGTGATCCACAACATGAACTATGTCTCCTTCCACACTGTTCAG CAATACAAATACCTCCGCTTCAAGGGATCGCTGCCTCTGGTGGTGAAATGCAGCGCCACTCAAGCACTTTACTCTGTCAGGAACTTCATtattgtgtatttctttttgG GATACATTCCAAGAGTATGGATCTGTAAAACACTGAATCTCCATTTTAACAg CTCCGTCCATCCTCTTGACAGCATAGCAGGCTTGTTGGACCTCTCCCTGCTCTACCAGCTGTGGATCAGTgccaccttcctcctctttacGTGGTACATCACACTGCTGCTCTTTAGGATCTTTGTCActgag GTGTACAGCTTTCCAGTGCAGTCTTCTTTTACTGAAGATGCCCACCAGTGTCTGCCCAAAgttgtgactgacaggaagccaATAATATTAAAG TTCCTAGCTCTGCAGGATTTGGCTCTGCTGTCTCAACACTCCCCATCTCGGCGCTATGATGTCTTCAGTCTGAGTCAGCCAG GTGGCCATCCTCACAACTGGAACGCCATCAGTCGGGAGTGTCTGTCGCTGCTGGCTGATCTGACCCAGAGACTTGTcggctatcatgacactgtaGCAACCAATGGCAGGGCCAAGTCCCTTTCTACTGGCAGTGAGAGGAAGACTTCATCTGAGACATCAG TCATCTCAGGTTCAGAGGAGTTCATGTCCCCAAGGCCCAATATGCTGATGAAAACTCCAGCTTCAGTCTTTGCCCGCTCCATTGCCGGGGGCCCGCAGAGTCCTCTGACGGCACCTTTCACCCCCGACCTGGACAGCCCCTTCGCCTCTCCGGCCCTGCGCCGCCTCACTGCTCCAGTAGAACAATGCTCCCCGTGGCACGGCTCGGTGCAGAGCCCGCACATCATGAGGAGGGAGCCAAAACTCTGGTCCACCTCCACAG ATGCACAGGTCAATGGCAGCCCCCCTCCACCATCTCCTGCCTCAGTCCCCAGTCCCCAGCAGGAACCCTCTAAACCAAGTCTGCTGGCTCAGTTCCTCCAGAACAGAAAAGAACAG GTTAAACATTTCATGGCAAAGCGGGTGCTgataatgtatttgtttaacAAG CTTCCGGAGGCCTCCAGTCAGGCTCTCTTCGCTGACAGCCAGGCTCACATCTGGGCTTTAGAAG GTCTGTCTTATCTGGTTCAAGCCTCCTTCTCAGAAGACCAGTTTGGGGTTGTACAGACCACGTTACCCAGCATTCTCGGCTGCATGCTGGTCCTGCAAGAG gctgtAGACCGTCACTTCAAGCTTCCTCACGCCTCCAGTAAACCCCTCAGGTCGAGCAGCAGCATGGGAGACTCCAATTACAAAACACTGCGCTTTGCTCTCAGGGCCACACTCAAGACGTCCATCTACAGGATAACAACCACGTTTGGAGACCACTTA
- the ndc1 gene encoding nucleoporin NDC1 isoform X2, with the protein MYSTEQSCWFIRKVICWRAAASIAWAVLLLPPITAVFVILSRFSLLHPIHTISECFSLLTSASAIFSFILLCGVILMVGFLNLEYYTVIPTIACSKIALLGQLLHPRQILNSLAHCIMGIVVAWSCAVTIGGRYETLGYTCMQSEGSPQMCLNEYHLVFLLAGAFVGLSHSLLGVIHNMNYVSFHTVQQYKYLRFKGSLPLVVKCSATQALYSVRNFIIVYFFLGYIPRVWICKTLNLHFNSSVHPLDSIAGLLDLSLLYQLWISATFLLFTWYITLLLFRIFVTEVYSFPVQSSFTEDAHQCLPKVVTDRKPIILKFLALQDLALLSQHSPSRRYDVFSLSQPGGHPHNWNAISRECLSLLADLTQRLVGYHDTVATNGRAKSLSTGSERKTSSETSVISGSEEFMSPRPNMLMKTPASVFARSIAGGPQSPLTAPFTPDLDSPFASPALRRLTAPVEQCSPWHGSVQSPHIMRREPKLWSTSTDAQVNGSPPPPSPASVPSPQQEPSKPSLLAQFLQNRKEQLPEASSQALFADSQAHIWALEGLSYLVQASFSEDQFGVVQTTLPSILGCMLVLQEAVDRHFKLPHASSKPLRSSSSMGDSNYKTLRFALRATLKTSIYRITTTFGDHLNAVQMSAEHRKRLQQFLEYKE; encoded by the exons ATGTATTCCACGGAGCAGAGCTGCTGGTTCATCCGGAAG GTGATTTGCTGGAGAGCTGCGGCCAGTATTGCCTGGGCTGTCCTGCTGTTGCCACCCATCACGGCGGTGTTTGTAATCCTCAGCAGGTTCAGTCTCCTCCACCCCATCCACACAATATCAG AATGCTTCTCCTTACTCACAAGTGCGAGTgccatcttctccttcatcctgCTGTGTGGAGTGATCCTCATGGTGGGCTTCCTGAACCTGGAGTATTATACAG TCATCCCAACCATCGCTTGCTCAAAAATCGCCCTGCTGGGACAACTGCTTCACCCTCGTCAGATTCTGAACTCCTTGGCCCACTGCATCATGGGAATAGTTGTGGCCTGGTCTTGTGCCGTCACCATCGGGGGCAGATATGAGACACTCGGTTACACTTGTATGCAGAGTGAAGG CTCCCCTCAGATGTGTCTGAATGAGTATCACCTCGTCTTTCTGCTGGCTGGAGCCTTCGTTGGATTGTCTCACAGTCTATTGGGTGTGATCCACAACATGAACTATGTCTCCTTCCACACTGTTCAG CAATACAAATACCTCCGCTTCAAGGGATCGCTGCCTCTGGTGGTGAAATGCAGCGCCACTCAAGCACTTTACTCTGTCAGGAACTTCATtattgtgtatttctttttgG GATACATTCCAAGAGTATGGATCTGTAAAACACTGAATCTCCATTTTAACAg CTCCGTCCATCCTCTTGACAGCATAGCAGGCTTGTTGGACCTCTCCCTGCTCTACCAGCTGTGGATCAGTgccaccttcctcctctttacGTGGTACATCACACTGCTGCTCTTTAGGATCTTTGTCActgag GTGTACAGCTTTCCAGTGCAGTCTTCTTTTACTGAAGATGCCCACCAGTGTCTGCCCAAAgttgtgactgacaggaagccaATAATATTAAAG TTCCTAGCTCTGCAGGATTTGGCTCTGCTGTCTCAACACTCCCCATCTCGGCGCTATGATGTCTTCAGTCTGAGTCAGCCAG GTGGCCATCCTCACAACTGGAACGCCATCAGTCGGGAGTGTCTGTCGCTGCTGGCTGATCTGACCCAGAGACTTGTcggctatcatgacactgtaGCAACCAATGGCAGGGCCAAGTCCCTTTCTACTGGCAGTGAGAGGAAGACTTCATCTGAGACATCAG TCATCTCAGGTTCAGAGGAGTTCATGTCCCCAAGGCCCAATATGCTGATGAAAACTCCAGCTTCAGTCTTTGCCCGCTCCATTGCCGGGGGCCCGCAGAGTCCTCTGACGGCACCTTTCACCCCCGACCTGGACAGCCCCTTCGCCTCTCCGGCCCTGCGCCGCCTCACTGCTCCAGTAGAACAATGCTCCCCGTGGCACGGCTCGGTGCAGAGCCCGCACATCATGAGGAGGGAGCCAAAACTCTGGTCCACCTCCACAG ATGCACAGGTCAATGGCAGCCCCCCTCCACCATCTCCTGCCTCAGTCCCCAGTCCCCAGCAGGAACCCTCTAAACCAAGTCTGCTGGCTCAGTTCCTCCAGAACAGAAAAGAACAG CTTCCGGAGGCCTCCAGTCAGGCTCTCTTCGCTGACAGCCAGGCTCACATCTGGGCTTTAGAAG GTCTGTCTTATCTGGTTCAAGCCTCCTTCTCAGAAGACCAGTTTGGGGTTGTACAGACCACGTTACCCAGCATTCTCGGCTGCATGCTGGTCCTGCAAGAG gctgtAGACCGTCACTTCAAGCTTCCTCACGCCTCCAGTAAACCCCTCAGGTCGAGCAGCAGCATGGGAGACTCCAATTACAAAACACTGCGCTTTGCTCTCAGGGCCACACTCAAGACGTCCATCTACAGGATAACAACCACGTTTGGAGACCACTTA
- the zgc:113691 gene encoding uncharacterized protein zgc:113691 → MASSSGKGEKTSKFETLKLLEKCSKERDDAMHRESALREKLRQYESRWRSTDAVRQKLKTFTVDNKELRKQVKALRTEIGLECSPKFNGKTTKDIINDLHEKERDCSCLVEKAGKLSLTIDELTSELANTVTSKTLLEDQVQSLQQNLKDMTNNQRRLLKLWEDKKAQREQLALPAIAQRPVQKPFVDKATQTDMSIGSSQKLPVNAFETKPFTRDNDKKTLYDKHTFPSYANGYQHDKKSFVYDDTKGIQN, encoded by the coding sequence ATGGCCTCCTCAAGTGGGAAAGGTGAAAAAACGTCTAAATTTGAGACTTTGAAACTTTTGGAGAAATGCAGCAAGGAACGAGACGACGCCATGCACAGGGAGAGCGCTCTCAGGGAGAAGCTGCGGCAGTACGAGTCAAGATGGCGCTCTACCGATGCTGTGAGGCAGAAACTGAAGACCTTCACCGTGGACAACAAGGAGCTGAGGAAACAAGTGAAGGCTCTTCGCACTGAGATCGGACTTGAGTGCAGCCCCAAGTTCAACGGCAAGACCACGAAGGACATAATCAATGACCTGCACGAGAAGGAGCGTGACTGCAGCTGCTTGGTGGAGAAGGCCGGGAAGCTGAGCCTGACCATCGACGAGTTGACCTCAGAGTTGGCGAATACGGTCACTTCTAAAACTCTGTTGGAAGACCAggtccagtcgctgcagcagaaCCTCAAGGACATGACCAACAATCAGCGGCGTCTGCTGAAGTTGTGGGAAGACAAGAAGGCGCAGAGGGAGCAGCTGGCCCTGCCGGCCATCGCACAAAGGCCCGTGCAGAAACCATTTGTCGACAAAGCAACGCAAACCGACATGTCCATCGGCTCGTCCCAGAAGCTCCCGGTCAACGCTTTCGAGACCAAGCCGTTCACCCGGGACAACGACAAAAAGACTCTTTATGATAAACACACTTTCCCATCGTATGCCAACGGCTATCAGCACGACAAGAAGTCTTTCGTGTACGATGACACGAAAGGGATTCAGAACTGA
- the yipf1 gene encoding protein YIPF1 yields MATAKDPFQFQEFEEAGNLLEANRDATTISIEDDDVEPERQKRAAGLNPSGDDDEDTLPYDDKSELLSGQQKNAPFWTFEYYQKFFDVETCHVKERILGSVLPWPGKNFVQVHLRRNPDLYGPFWICTTLVFAIAISGNISNFLMHLGKPNYKYTPEFQKVTIAATAIFTYAWLVPLALWGFLLWRNNKIMNLVSYSFMEIICVYGYSLSIYIPAVVLWILPFEWLRWCTIVVALCLSGSVLVMTLWPAVKEDHPKVIVAVLSAVVLFNVLLAVGCKAYFFSRPEPALPIDITTAAVVIKTSSLT; encoded by the exons ATGGCGACAGCAAAAGATCCCTTTCAGTTCCAGG AGTTTGAGGAAGCTGGTAATCTGTTAGAAGCCAACAGAGATGCAACCACCATTAGCATTGAAGATGATGACGTCGAACCTGAGAGGCAGAAAAGAGCTGCTGGTTTAAATCCCAGTGGCGATGATGATGAGGACACACTTCCCTATGACGACAAGTCAGAG CTTCTCTCTGGGCAACAGAAAAATGCCCCTTTCTGGACGTTTGAGTACTACCAGAAATTCTTTGACGTCGAGACCTGTCAT GTGAAGGAAAGAATCCTCGGGTCAGTGCTGCCATGGCCTGGAAAGAACTTTGTTCAGGTCCACCTTCGAAGAAATCCTGATCTTTATG GACCGTTCTGGATTTGCACTACCCTTGTGTTTGCCATTGCCATCAGTGGAAATATTTCCAACTTTCTGATGCACTTAGGCAAACCAAACTACAAGTACACCCCTGAGTTTCAAAAAG tgaCCATTGCTGCAACAGCGATCTTCACCTATGCCTGGTTGGTGCCTCTTGCCCTCTGGGGTTTCCTGCTATGGAGAAACAACAAGATCATGAACTTGGTGTCATACTCCTTCATGGAGATCATCTGTGTGTACGGATATTCACTTTCAATTTACATACCTGCAGTG GTCCTATGGATTCTCCCATTTGAATGGCTGAGGTGGTGCACCATTGTGGTGGCCCTCTGCCTCTCCGGCTCAGTGCTGGTGATGACGCTCTGGCCTGCCGTCAAGGAGGACCACCCAAAAGTTATCGTGGCCGTCTTGTCGGCTGTTGTGTTGTTCAACGTCCTGCTTGCTGTTGGTTGTAAG GCTTATTTCTTCAGCCGACCAGAACCAGCACTACCAATTGACATTACAACTGCAGCAGTGGTGATCAAGACATCATCTTTGACATGA
- the lrrc42 gene encoding leucine-rich repeat-containing protein 42 isoform X2, translating into MDDGPVYVRERGSLRRVSDIVLSQPKPASSCRRTNPLVLRKEHFVFTYNSEGSLRYTTKSLFDLALLFVAHNIHHVDSLVGFPEQIGDRLFAAAVENRAFSNTDVSPKALRLFSDAYGQMVLGSLCLRNRFPLLHERMDEIKTFHSLKSLDLFGCRLGDDHEIFHHLTSTSLANLIHLSIGGNSLSDAGLQRLTAPVRMMKRGLDCLQLLDVSYNPISERALRYLTCLPKLEKLDVSGTSLKLNAGWKKTIWKLLGLVRSEKPLDLFDHSRCKTEGWAEQVVNQWETNTAQMPKQKKIEASRTSALRFFGRQKFVREVLNATPLVCESEEEDKRERLHFYRPVSNYQMPEKQVPHKTNHPARSSCHGIKKRPRQSEGCDSSHLSPPTKRSPSSALNAEDLELLNSY; encoded by the exons ATGGACGATGGCCCCGTCTACGTGCGAGAAAGGGGAAGCCTCCGTCGGGTCAGTGACATCGTTCTGTCGCAGCCGAAGCCCGCGTCGTCCTGCCGGAGGACGAACCCGCTGGTGCTGAGGAAGGAGCACTTCGTGTTCACCTACAACTCCGAGGGCAGCCTGCGGTACACCACCAAGTCCCTGTTCGACCTGGCGCTGCTGTTCGTGGCTCACAACATCCACCACGTGGACTCGCTGGTGGGCTTCCCCGAGCAGATCGGGGACCGGCTGTTCGCTGCGGCGGTGGAGAACCGTGCGTTCTCCAACACAGACGTCTCTCCCAAGGCGCTGCGGCTGTTCAGCGACGCGTACGGGCAGATGGTGCTGGGATCCCTGTGTCTGCGGAACAG GTTTCCACTCCTGCACGAGAGGATGGATGAAATTAAAACCTTTCACAGTTTGAAGTCACTGGATTTGTTTGGCTGCAGACTGGGTGATGATCATGAGATATTCCATCATCTAACATCCACCTCATTGGCAAA TTTGATTCATCTTTCCATCGGTGGTAACAGTCTGTCGGACGCTGGCTTACAAAGACTGACTGCACCCGTCCGGATGATGAAGAGGGGACTTGATTGTCTTCAGCTCCTggatgtttcct ATAACCCTATCTCAGAGAGAGCACTAAGATACCTCACATGCCTCCCAAAACTGGAAAAACTTGACGTGTCTGGGACCAGTTTGAAG CTCAATGCAGGTTGGAAGAAGACCATATGGAAGCTGTTGGGACTCGTTCGTTCTGAGAAACCTTTGGACCTCTTCGATCACTCGAGGTGTAAAACAGAAGGCTGGGCCGAACAG GTAGTCAACCAGTGGGAAACAAATACCGCCCAAATgccaaaacagaagaaaattgAAGCATCAAGAACATCAGCGCTACGCTTTT TCGGAAGGCAGAAGTTCGTGAGAGAAGTCCTGAATGCAACCCCCCTGGTATgtgagagtgaagaagaggacaaGAGGGAGAGACTGCATTTCTACCGACCCGTATCAAATTATCAGATGCCTGAGAAACAGGTTCCACACAAGACAAATCATCCTGCAAGGAGTTCTTGTCACGGAATCAAAAAAAGGCCTCGTCAGTCAGAAGGATGTGACAGCTCACATCTGAGCCCCCCAACAAAACGTTCACCCTCATCAGCTCTTAATGCAGAAGACCTTGAACTGTTGAATAGCTATTGA
- the lrrc42 gene encoding leucine-rich repeat-containing protein 42 isoform X1 gives MDDGPVYVRERGSLRRVSDIVLSQPKPASSCRRTNPLVLRKEHFVFTYNSEGSLRYTTKSLFDLALLFVAHNIHHVDSLVGFPEQIGDRLFAAAVENRAFSNTDVSPKALRLFSDAYGQMVLGSLCLRNRFPLLHERMDEIKTFHSLKSLDLFGCRLGDDHEIFHHLTSTSLANSLIHLSIGGNSLSDAGLQRLTAPVRMMKRGLDCLQLLDVSYNPISERALRYLTCLPKLEKLDVSGTSLKLNAGWKKTIWKLLGLVRSEKPLDLFDHSRCKTEGWAEQVVNQWETNTAQMPKQKKIEASRTSALRFFGRQKFVREVLNATPLVCESEEEDKRERLHFYRPVSNYQMPEKQVPHKTNHPARSSCHGIKKRPRQSEGCDSSHLSPPTKRSPSSALNAEDLELLNSY, from the exons ATGGACGATGGCCCCGTCTACGTGCGAGAAAGGGGAAGCCTCCGTCGGGTCAGTGACATCGTTCTGTCGCAGCCGAAGCCCGCGTCGTCCTGCCGGAGGACGAACCCGCTGGTGCTGAGGAAGGAGCACTTCGTGTTCACCTACAACTCCGAGGGCAGCCTGCGGTACACCACCAAGTCCCTGTTCGACCTGGCGCTGCTGTTCGTGGCTCACAACATCCACCACGTGGACTCGCTGGTGGGCTTCCCCGAGCAGATCGGGGACCGGCTGTTCGCTGCGGCGGTGGAGAACCGTGCGTTCTCCAACACAGACGTCTCTCCCAAGGCGCTGCGGCTGTTCAGCGACGCGTACGGGCAGATGGTGCTGGGATCCCTGTGTCTGCGGAACAG GTTTCCACTCCTGCACGAGAGGATGGATGAAATTAAAACCTTTCACAGTTTGAAGTCACTGGATTTGTTTGGCTGCAGACTGGGTGATGATCATGAGATATTCCATCATCTAACATCCACCTCATTGGCAAA CAGTTTGATTCATCTTTCCATCGGTGGTAACAGTCTGTCGGACGCTGGCTTACAAAGACTGACTGCACCCGTCCGGATGATGAAGAGGGGACTTGATTGTCTTCAGCTCCTggatgtttcct ATAACCCTATCTCAGAGAGAGCACTAAGATACCTCACATGCCTCCCAAAACTGGAAAAACTTGACGTGTCTGGGACCAGTTTGAAG CTCAATGCAGGTTGGAAGAAGACCATATGGAAGCTGTTGGGACTCGTTCGTTCTGAGAAACCTTTGGACCTCTTCGATCACTCGAGGTGTAAAACAGAAGGCTGGGCCGAACAG GTAGTCAACCAGTGGGAAACAAATACCGCCCAAATgccaaaacagaagaaaattgAAGCATCAAGAACATCAGCGCTACGCTTTT TCGGAAGGCAGAAGTTCGTGAGAGAAGTCCTGAATGCAACCCCCCTGGTATgtgagagtgaagaagaggacaaGAGGGAGAGACTGCATTTCTACCGACCCGTATCAAATTATCAGATGCCTGAGAAACAGGTTCCACACAAGACAAATCATCCTGCAAGGAGTTCTTGTCACGGAATCAAAAAAAGGCCTCGTCAGTCAGAAGGATGTGACAGCTCACATCTGAGCCCCCCAACAAAACGTTCACCCTCATCAGCTCTTAATGCAGAAGACCTTGAACTGTTGAATAGCTATTGA